Proteins encoded together in one Mus caroli chromosome 4, CAROLI_EIJ_v1.1, whole genome shotgun sequence window:
- the Sdhb gene encoding succinate dehydrogenase [ubiquinone] iron-sulfur subunit, mitochondrial isoform X1 — MAATVGVSLKRGFPAAVLGRFGLQFQACRGAQTAAAAAPRIKKFAIYRWDPDKTGDKPRMQTYEVDLNKCGPMVLDALIKIKNEVDSTLTFRRSCREGICGSCAMNINGGNTLACTRRIDTDLSKVSKIYPLPHMYVIKDLVPDLSNFYAQYKSIEPYLKKKDESQEGKQQYLQSIEDREKLDGLYECILCACCSTSCPSYWWNGDKYLGPAVLMQAYRWMIDSRDDFTEERLAKLQDPFSVYRCHTIMNCTQTCPKGLNPGKAIAEIKKMMATYKEKRALA; from the exons ATGGCGGCGACGGTCGGGGTCTCCTTGAAGCGCGGCTTCCCGGCTGCCGTTCTGGGCAGATTCGGCCTGCAG TTTCAGGCCTGTCGAGGGGCACAGacagctgctgctgcagctccCAGAATCAAAAAATTTGCCATTTACCGATGGGACCCGGACAAGACTGGAGATAAACCTCGAATGCAGACGTACGAGGTGGATCTGAATAA GTGCGGACCTATGGTGTTGGATGCTTTAATCAAGATCAAGAATGAAGTGGATTCTACTTTAACCTTCCGAAGATCTTGTAGAGAAG GCATCTGTGGCTCTTGTGCCATGAACATCAACGGAGGCAACACTCTGGCGTGCACGCGCAGGATCGACACGGACCTCAGCAAAGTCTCCAAAATCTACCCACTTCCGCATATGTATGTGATCAAGGATCTAGTCCCT gaTTTGAGTAACTTCTACGCACAATACAAATCCATTGAGCCTTATCTGAAGAAGAAGGATGAGTCCCAGGAGGGCAAGCAACAGTATCTGCAGTCCATCGAGGACCGGGAGAAGCTG GATGGGCTGTACGAGTGCATCCTGTGTGCCTGCTGCAGCACCAGCTGCCCCAGCTACTGGTGGAACGGAGACAAGTACCTGGGGCCTGCAGTTCTCATGCAG GCCTATCGCTGGATGATCGACTCCAGAGACGACTTCACAGAGGAACGCCTGGCCAAGCTGCAGGACCCCTTCTCTGTCTACCGCTGCCACACCATCATGAACTGCACACAGACCTGCCCCAAG gGTCTGAATCCAGGGAAAGCGATTGCGGAAATCAAGAAGATGATGGCGACCTACAAGGAGAAGCGGGCATTGGCTTAA
- the Sdhb gene encoding succinate dehydrogenase [ubiquinone] iron-sulfur subunit, mitochondrial isoform X2, translating into MAATVGVSLKRGFPAAVLGRFGLQACRGAQTAAAAAPRIKKFAIYRWDPDKTGDKPRMQTYEVDLNKCGPMVLDALIKIKNEVDSTLTFRRSCREGICGSCAMNINGGNTLACTRRIDTDLSKVSKIYPLPHMYVIKDLVPDLSNFYAQYKSIEPYLKKKDESQEGKQQYLQSIEDREKLDGLYECILCACCSTSCPSYWWNGDKYLGPAVLMQAYRWMIDSRDDFTEERLAKLQDPFSVYRCHTIMNCTQTCPKGLNPGKAIAEIKKMMATYKEKRALA; encoded by the exons ATGGCGGCGACGGTCGGGGTCTCCTTGAAGCGCGGCTTCCCGGCTGCCGTTCTGGGCAGATTCGGCCTGCAG GCCTGTCGAGGGGCACAGacagctgctgctgcagctccCAGAATCAAAAAATTTGCCATTTACCGATGGGACCCGGACAAGACTGGAGATAAACCTCGAATGCAGACGTACGAGGTGGATCTGAATAA GTGCGGACCTATGGTGTTGGATGCTTTAATCAAGATCAAGAATGAAGTGGATTCTACTTTAACCTTCCGAAGATCTTGTAGAGAAG GCATCTGTGGCTCTTGTGCCATGAACATCAACGGAGGCAACACTCTGGCGTGCACGCGCAGGATCGACACGGACCTCAGCAAAGTCTCCAAAATCTACCCACTTCCGCATATGTATGTGATCAAGGATCTAGTCCCT gaTTTGAGTAACTTCTACGCACAATACAAATCCATTGAGCCTTATCTGAAGAAGAAGGATGAGTCCCAGGAGGGCAAGCAACAGTATCTGCAGTCCATCGAGGACCGGGAGAAGCTG GATGGGCTGTACGAGTGCATCCTGTGTGCCTGCTGCAGCACCAGCTGCCCCAGCTACTGGTGGAACGGAGACAAGTACCTGGGGCCTGCAGTTCTCATGCAG GCCTATCGCTGGATGATCGACTCCAGAGACGACTTCACAGAGGAACGCCTGGCCAAGCTGCAGGACCCCTTCTCTGTCTACCGCTGCCACACCATCATGAACTGCACACAGACCTGCCCCAAG gGTCTGAATCCAGGGAAAGCGATTGCGGAAATCAAGAAGATGATGGCGACCTACAAGGAGAAGCGGGCATTGGCTTAA